One region of Oryza glaberrima chromosome 7, OglaRS2, whole genome shotgun sequence genomic DNA includes:
- the LOC127780869 gene encoding 40S ribosomal protein S2-3, with amino-acid sequence MAERGGGGERGGERGGFGRGFGRGGRGDRGRGGRGGRRGPRQEEEKWVPVTKLGRLVKENKIHKIEEIYLHSLPVKEHQIVEQLVPGLKDEVMKITPVQKQTRAGQRTRFKAFVVVGDGDGHVGLGVKCAKEVATAIRGAIILAKLSVVPVRRGYWGNKIGKPHTVPCKVTGKCGSVTVRMVPAPRGSGIVAARVPKKVLQFAGIEDVFTSSRGSTKTLGNFVKATFDCLMKTYGFLTPDFWRETRFIKTPFQEYTDLLARPKGLVIEAPAEKIEA; translated from the exons AtggccgagcgcggcggcggcggcgagaggggcggcgagcgcggcgggtTCGGGCGCGGGTtcggccgcggcgggcgcggcgaccGCGGCAggggcgggcgcggcgggcggcgcggcccccgccaggaggaggagaagtggGTGCCCGTGACCAAGCTGGGGCGCCTCGTGAAGGAGAACAAGATCCACAAGATCGAGGAGATCTACCTCCACTCCCTCCCCGTCAAGGAGCACCAGATCGTGGAGCAGCTCGTGCCGGGCCTCAAGGACGAGGTGATGAAGATCACGCCGGTGCAGAAGCAGACGCGCGCCGGGCAGCGCACGCGGTTCAAggcgttcgtcgtcgtcggcgacggcgacggccacgTCGGGCTCGGCGTCAAGTGCGCCAAGGAGGTCGCAACGGCGATCCGCGGCGCCATCATCCTCGCCAAGCTCTCCGTCGTGCCCGTGAGGAGGGGGTACTGGGGGAACAAGATCGGGAAGCCGCACACCGTGCCGTGCAAGGTCACCGGCAAGTGCGGCTCCGTCACCGTGCGCATGGTGCCGGCGCCCAGGGGGTCCGGGATCGTGGCGGCGCGCGTGCCCAAGAAGGTGCTCCAGTTCGCCGGCATCGAGGACGTCTTCACCTCGTCGCGCGGCTCCACCAAGACCCTCGGCAACTTCGTCAAG GCCACCTTCGATTGTCTCATGAAGACCTATGGGTTCCTGACTCCTGACTTCTGGAGAGAGACCAGGTTTATCAAGACGCCATTCCAGGAGTACACGGACCTCTTGGCTAGGCCAAAGGGGCTCGTGATCGAGGCACCAGCTGAGAAGATAGAAGCTTAG